The Deltaproteobacteria bacterium genomic interval TCGCGGACCTGGTCCACCAATTCCCACGCCTCGGCCGATCCAGCGGCTTTAGGCACGAAAATATTTACGTGAACCAAGCCGGTCACGAGATTGTTCCCACTAACGCCCAATGTGGCGGCCGTGGCCGCGCCGGGCAAAATGGCGATCTGAATCCAGGCCTCGTCTTCGGGAGGTGTAAACGGTGCATTGGGCCAGCCTATTTCCGTCGTCTCGCCCCATTCGGACGCCACGTGCGGTTCGATCGCGGTTCGTATGTCGGCATAGGTCGTGGACATTTGTTACGCCCTCGCCCGAATCATGGGCGCATCGCGATGCGCCCCTACATTTCGTTCATCACCGCGGTTCTGTAGGGGCGGTTCGCGAACCGCCCATGCGACACCGGGTTATCTATTCCAACCGTTCTTCCTCGCCGCTTCGGCCAATACCTGGCCCACTCCAGTCAATGCCAGCCCCACCATACCGTTCGGAGCTCTGTCCGAACGGCCGTGTTCGAGGCTGCAAATGTAGGTCACGTTGTTATAAATCCAGTACGTGGTGGAGGTGGGGATCTCCGACGGCGTTTCCGGCACGGGGTATTTATCCTGACCCTCGGGAGGTACCCAGCCGGTGATGTTCGGTTCGATTCTCCAACCCAGCCGCGCATAACCCGTATCCACAGGGGTTAACGCCACGATCCGGCTGTGGAGCCCCAGCGACGTGTCTTTGGCGATGTCCTCGGCCTTCTTTTTGATCGCGGCCCTGTATTTTTCGAGACCCGCGTTGAATTCGCGTATGTTGGCCGTTAGTTTCATTGTTGCCCTCGCTGTCCATTTCCGGGCGAACGCCGTTCGGCCCCTACGTTCCACCCTGGGAGCGCCGAGCCCCAGCTCGGCTCATCCCCTGCCTGGCCATTTCCGGGCGGGTTTGAACCCCGCCCGTTCCATCCGTATGTTCGCCCCCCGTGCCTGCCCCTTTATCGGGCGGCCACAGGGGGCCGCTCCTACAGCGGCCTAACCTGCAACACACAAAACCCCATGGACGGATCCTGGTTGGCCGCCTCGACCCGCCATTTCGTTTCGTCCGATCGTTCGATTTCGTCTCCCGGCTGGGGCCTATGACTCGACGCGCCGCGATACAACGCCTTCCGGTCCCGGGCCTGAATGATTCCCTGGCCGGCTTGGCGTTCGAATTGAGAATAATCCTTGAACCAAATCTTTTCCGTCCACGTCTCGGGGTCTTCATCCACTTCGCCCGTGGTCGGGTCGTACACCCCGGCGGGACGCGCGAACGTCACTGTTTCGCCCAAATTCGAGATCACCGCCCCGGCGATCGACGCCGCCATATTCTGAATGCCTTGCATTGTGATGTTTGCCCCTCCGGGGGACCGGCGGTCCCCCGGCCCCCCTTTGCGGCGATCGCGCCGCGTCGTTTCACGACCCGCCCCGATCGCGTTTGCGCGGGCGCATCGCGATGCGCCCCTAGATTTTATTGCCCCATCGCGGCCGGTTTAGGTCCCGCCTTGGCGGGACGTGAATCGGCCGCCATATGTGGGGGTTTGGGGGAGGCGTCGCCTCCCCCAAATTACCCTCTCTTTAAAACAACGTTCCCTTTCGGCATAAACCTTAACGGCGCGATGAGCCGATCCACCTCGGGCGGAAAGGTACTCGATGGCGGTCCGGACAGGGCCACGCTTACGCCTCCGACGCTGAAGGACTGGACGCTTTCGGGCATGCAGGGATCGATATTCGAATTCAGGACGGCCAGGGCCAATTCGCAAACAGCGTCGAGCATCCGCACGGGGATTTCATCGTGGTCGATGGTTTCATCCCGGAGGGTTGCGCCGGTTCGAGGCCATTCGAGAGCCTGGCCGCCGGACGTTTTATCGCCGGTGTACTCAATCCGGTCTAAACGCCGCGTAGCATCCATCAGAGCCTTTTGCTTGCCTCCTATCGCGGCGTTGGCCCAAGCGTCCGTGTGTACGCGCATGGCGAAATAATCGTCCGCTTCCTCGACGGATATGTAGCTATTGGCCGATGTTCCACCGAACGTTGAATCGAACGCCACCGCCATCACTCATCTCCGCTCTTCTTACCAACCGCTTTGAGGTTCGGCTTGGGTCGGGTTTTGGGAGGTTCGTCGAGCCAGCCTTTATCCCGCCATACATCGGCCCGATCTTCATTCACCCGAACCATGCCTCCCTCAGGGTAATACAGTTGGACCGTGGGTATTTTCGACATGATGTTGCCCTTTCTATCGGGCGCATCGCGATGCGCCCCTACGAATATTCAATCCACACGTTTTGTAGGGGCGGCTCGCGAACCGCCCCCGGCTACACCGGGCCCCCTGAAATTCACCTCCGTAGGGGCGTATTGCAATACGCCCGCCGAGCCCCAGCTCGGCCCGTCCTTTACACTATCCCGCCAGCCGCGCGGCCAATTTGGCGTCCAGGGTTTTCACGCCGTACAGGATATCCAGGCCCACGTGTACCTTGCTGTTGTTGCCTTCGTACCAGATACGCGAACGCATGGAGATGCCGTCGCGATTAACGGTAGCGATCTTGGCTCCGAGTTCGTTGCCCATTTCGCTCAAGGGAGCGGTGGCCAGGGCAAAGGCGTTGCGGTGGAAAGCCAGGTTCACGGTATGGCCGGCCTTGAGGACAAACTCGTCTCCGTCCGACGCGTCCGCTACAAGCGCGGGCGAGAACTTGACCGTGATTTCATTGGCCGCGGCCGTCGCTTGCTCGGTGACCACATACGTCTGGGAATTCCCGGCCAAAGTGAACACGTCGCCCTTCACCACGGCGCCGGTCACGGTTCCTGTTCCCCCATTGTCCAGATGGATCTCGGTGGCTCCCGCGCCGGCGTTGGTCTTTACTGAAAGCACGCCGCCGCCGGCGGCCGCCAAAGAGCCGGAAGTATGAGTCGGCGTGTTCTGGTTGGTGAACAGATCGAGGCCGAATTTGACGCCGAGGTTACCCGTGCGCAAGGACTGGCCCTGGTCTCCCACAACGGACGCCTGGTAAAACAACTGGCTGAACTTGTCCTCCGCCGCCGGATCGATCATCAGATAGTTCCGGCCGTCGAAGGGTACGTTGTTGTTCCGCATAACCTTCTTGAGGCCCGTAATGTCGTCAACGCCGTCCGGCGTGGTTCCCGAGGTTCCATGCCACGCATAGACGTCTTTGTATAGAGCCGCTATGTCCCGATCCACCTGGTCGGCCAACGCATACGCCGCCGGGCCGACATGGTCGGAGATGATTTTCTCCCTGGTGAATGTGAGTTCCTTGTCTGAAAGAGCGAATTTGACCTCGTACCACTTGTCGAGCGTCATGCTGACGCCTTCCGCCACAACATTTGCGTCACTCCCCGGCGCCTCCTGAGCCGTGAACGCGCCCGGCCTAGAAATGTTGATCGTGCTGCCCTTCTGCTGGGGGGAGGCGTCATAGCCCCGATGCACTCGGGTGGACAACCCGAGCGATTTCTCGAGGTGAATCAACGCCTCCATCGCGTAGAAAATCGGATCGTAATACAATAATGTGTTCGACATGATGAACCCTCCTGGTGGTGGTGGGCGGGTTTAAAATCCGCCCCTACGATTATTCCCCACGCGATGGAATTGGATTCCGCCAACGGCGGGATACGATTCCATCGCCATAAAAGGGGGTCTGGGGGATGCAGCGCATCCCCCAGGGCATTTCTCCTACTCCACAATCTTAACGTCTCCGCGGACGTAGGCGTCCCGGTGCGTCTCGTACACGGCCGGATCCTTGAGCTGCTCTCGAGTGAGGGTGATCTTACCGCTTGCGGGCTGGCTCGGCTGGGAACCTGCTCCGCCGGCGTTGCTGGGCTTGAACAGGTAGCCGTCGGACTCGGTCAACTCGCCGAGGAGGTCCTGGATGGACATGGGGTCGCCTTTCTTGTTGAACCTCATCTCGCCTTTTACGTCCTTGACCACGGACTGGAATGAGCCGTCTTTTTCCACCAGGTCCAGGTTGCCGCGTACGATGGCAAGTACCTTTTCGGGATTGTGGGCGCCCGCCTTGGTAGCAGCGCTCAGGACTTCATTGTCCAGAAGGAGTTTCCGATGGGACGCTTCCAAGCCCTTGATGCGTTCGTTTCGTTCAGACAACGCTTGGGCATGGGTCTGCTTCAAGGCCTGTGCCTTCTTCTCGATCAGTTCGTCGAACTTCTTTTCGTCTCGAAGCTTGTTGTCCTCGGCGTCCTCGATCCGTTTGAGCAGCTCGCTGTATCTGTCCGGATCGACGCCCTTGAATTTGGCCTCGATGACCTCTAGTTTCTTCTGTAAATCCGCGGACCCTTTTTTCGCCTCAAACAGCTTGTCCGCATCCACGAACGTCTGTTCCGTTCCGTCATCGAGGACGAAGACCGGATTGCCGTCCTTGAGCAACACGTTGCCGTTCGCATCCAGCTTCGGCTTCATGGAAAACCTCCTTCTTGATTCAAAAAGACGGGGGGACACCTTTGTGCAAAAAGGCTCCCCCCACACTCTTTTATGGAAACTTTAAGCGGGCAGCGCCCGCCTCCCGGCATGCGGGCTATAAACCTTACTTCGGCTCGAAACGGATGCCCCGGTCAGTAGGATGTTCCGCGTTGGGATACGGGTTTCGGTGATCGAACTCGCCCGCTACAATCTCGAGCGGTATTCCATCAGGGAATGCGGCACACTCATTGCCGGCTATTAAGTGCTTGCATGCATCGCACTGAATTTCGCCCAGGCTTTCCACGTATTCTTTTTCCAGCCTTCCCAGTTCTTTTGTTCCCGCCATGTTGATCGCTCCTTGATTCGCATGAAAACGATATCGGGCCTGCCCCACCGCTTGTAATCCCAGCCTTCCGGGGCGTACTGATCGTCCCATTTCAGGCGATCATATTCCGTGAACCCGAATCTGCCGTAAAATTGGGTTAAAAACCTTTCCGAATCGATGCAGTCCAGTTTTTTTGCGCCGTTTTGAACCGCATCGGCAACGGCCGCCGGGCCTTCTTTAGCTTTAGGCAAGCTAAAAAGGGAAATGAGGTCACCGTCTTTCGTAATTCCGTAGCCGCTTCTTCCGGACTCTGACAGGTACAACCGGGTTTTCATGTCGCGATATTCCAAAGCGTTATAGGGCGTTACAAACGGCCTCAACCGATCGGGAATCCGATCCCTCTGCTGAATGAATTCCTCGGGTTCAGCCCTCCTATACACGGTTTTGGGCTTCTCTGTCTCGTACGCTGCGACATTTGTTTGCCCGGGAGTCCGAATTGAATCCTCGTAATCCAGTTCGGTTGTGCGAATCTTCTCTTCCGTCCATTCTTCCCAGCGTGGTGAATCCGTCACCTCTGCTTGAGACTATTCCGATTGCGACTTGGTTGGACTCTCGTAATCCTCTTCACCCGAAGTCAGTCCCTCGACATATGGCTCATAGAAGCACCGGCAATTCAGATGTTGGGGGATGGAAGGGCGCCGGGGGTCATTAACATCGAATACTCTGCCGAACTGCTTTCGACACTCCCAGCAGGTGCGATCATCCAGAATGCCGCGGTATACGACCTTGTTCACACCGCTTCTCTCGAACAGCTTGTCGTTGACTCGATTGAACGTTGCGTTGACATAGCTCCGGGCAAGCGTCTTCGATACTTGCCTGCAAAATCGCTCGATCTCTCCACGCAACCCCCGAGAAGGTTTCTCCGTCGCACCGCCCTTCCCGATACCACTCATCCAGCGCCTGATTCGATCAGCCAGATTCGAGAACGCTCGCTGAATCCAGACTCGAAGTGACTTGCCCCCTACCGATGTTTCCAAAATGGACTTCACGTCGCTG includes:
- a CDS encoding HK97 gp10 family phage protein, whose translation is MKLTANIREFNAGLEKYRAAIKKKAEDIAKDTSLGLHSRIVALTPVDTGYARLGWRIEPNITGWVPPEGQDKYPVPETPSEIPTSTTYWIYNNVTYICSLEHGRSDRAPNGMVGLALTGVGQVLAEAARKNGWNR
- a CDS encoding minor capsid protein; this translates as MTPGQATDRLLRLRARLESMSKTQAEIIFQAIVKVSDRVEERLLRGETWPWKGLMEAEPRLRLQRLRSVEREIKQWSDEAQDELLALLDRRSGTLLGALAALAAAAWADSKGRSTKPGPFSSSDVKSILETSVGGKSLRVWIQRAFSNLADRIRRWMSGIGKGGATEKPSRGLRGEIERFCRQVSKTLARSYVNATFNRVNDKLFERSGVNKVVYRGILDDRTCWECRKQFGRVFDVNDPRRPSIPQHLNCRCFYEPYVEGLTSGEEDYESPTKSQSE